The following proteins come from a genomic window of Denitromonas sp.:
- a CDS encoding REP-associated tyrosine transposase, with protein sequence MPDYRRAWQPGGTYFFTVNALQRHGNDLLTRHIKPLRDAVRDVRQRHPFIIHGWVVLPEHMHCVIELPPGDANFATRWRLIKSGFSKRLPAVEHRSTVRQARGERGLWQRRYWEHLIRDERDFAAHMDYLHFNPVKHRHVSCVADWPYSTFHRLVAAGVYPQDWAGSADADALNGRE encoded by the coding sequence ATGCCCGACTACCGACGCGCTTGGCAACCCGGCGGCACCTACTTCTTCACCGTCAATGCCCTGCAGCGGCACGGCAACGACCTCCTCACCCGTCACATCAAACCGCTTCGCGACGCGGTACGCGACGTCCGCCAACGACATCCTTTCATCATCCACGGCTGGGTCGTGCTGCCGGAGCACATGCATTGCGTGATCGAACTGCCGCCGGGCGACGCCAACTTCGCCACCCGCTGGCGCCTGATCAAGTCTGGCTTTTCGAAACGCCTGCCCGCCGTTGAACACCGCTCCACCGTGCGGCAGGCGAGAGGCGAACGCGGACTATGGCAACGGCGCTACTGGGAACACCTGATCCGGGATGAGCGCGATTTTGCGGCGCACATGGACTACCTGCACTTCAACCCCGTCAAGCACCGCCACGTGTCATGCGTGGCCGACTGGCCATATTCGACCTTCCATCGACTGGTTGCGGCCGGTGTCTATCCGCAGGATTGGGCGGGCAGTGCCGACGCAGATGCTTTGAATGGTCGGGAGTGA
- a CDS encoding GGDEF domain-containing protein yields the protein MTTSEVEAPVSPMDVAVRQDDIAFRVIDFLFEHQLSTTPVHYAVAHAYLDGQHAEIAAAIDSQLAAAKPLDAFFIAELYEEHLAAEAIRRFRGVGTDVERLLDGLLDNLRTADEGSAEFHEALQENIGNIDAASDAVHLQQVAQSLLESALKARETNAVLKQNLEAADQEARQLRSELEKHRRETMTDPLTGLLNRRGMEVEMARALTEDVDGESAMLVLDIDHFKRINDTYGHAVGDVVIRKVAQTVRKLIPGEAVPVRYGGEEFAVLLPHCSTERATGIAESIRQTIEKLRLVRRTDKMAISQFTISIGVACRDRRDNVDSLFQRADKALYDAKTGGRNRVMLAA from the coding sequence ATGACAACGTCCGAGGTAGAGGCGCCAGTGAGTCCGATGGATGTGGCGGTGCGACAGGATGACATCGCATTTCGGGTCATCGACTTCCTGTTCGAGCATCAGCTGAGCACGACGCCGGTGCACTACGCCGTTGCCCACGCCTATCTCGATGGCCAGCACGCCGAGATCGCGGCCGCGATCGACAGCCAGCTGGCCGCCGCCAAGCCGCTTGACGCGTTTTTCATAGCCGAACTGTACGAGGAGCACCTCGCCGCCGAGGCCATCCGGCGCTTCCGCGGGGTTGGCACCGATGTCGAGCGCCTGCTCGACGGCCTGCTCGACAACCTGCGTACCGCCGACGAGGGGTCGGCCGAGTTTCATGAGGCCTTGCAGGAGAACATCGGCAATATTGACGCGGCGAGCGACGCGGTGCATCTGCAACAAGTGGCGCAAAGCCTGCTCGAGTCGGCCTTGAAGGCCCGCGAAACCAACGCCGTGCTCAAGCAGAACCTCGAAGCGGCCGACCAGGAAGCGCGCCAGCTGCGCAGCGAGCTGGAAAAACACCGCCGCGAGACCATGACCGACCCGCTCACCGGCCTGCTCAACCGCCGGGGCATGGAGGTGGAGATGGCCCGGGCATTGACCGAAGACGTCGACGGCGAGTCGGCCATGCTGGTGCTCGACATCGACCACTTCAAGCGCATCAACGACACCTATGGCCATGCCGTCGGCGACGTGGTGATCCGCAAGGTGGCGCAAACTGTCAGGAAGCTCATCCCCGGCGAGGCAGTGCCGGTGCGCTACGGCGGCGAGGAATTCGCGGTGCTGCTGCCGCATTGCTCGACCGAGCGGGCCACGGGCATCGCCGAGTCGATTCGCCAGACCATCGAGAAGCTGCGCCTGGTGCGCCGCACCGACAAGATGGCCATCTCGCAGTTCACCATCTCGATCGGCGTGGCCTGCCGCGACCGGCGCGACAATGTCGACAGCCTCTTCCAGCGGGCCGACAAGGCGCTCTACGACGCCAAGACCGGCGGCCGCAACCGGGTGATGCTGGCCGCCTGA
- a CDS encoding L-serine ammonia-lyase, with the protein MAISVFDLFKIGIGPSSSHTVGPMRAAMLFATALKDGGALTRVAHVKAELFGSLGATGKGHGSDKAVLLGLEGEAPDVVDVEQIEGKLARIRGEHRLLLAGEHAIDFIEREHLILHRRTSLPYHPNGMRISAFDAAGTVVREKVYYSVGGGFVVDEAAAGADRIVADTTRLTHPFKSAAELLAHCSDKRIPISQVMLDNERAWRSDADTRAGLLNIWDVMQKCVRRGCEQEGEMPGGLHVKRRAAGLYRTLSSAPEAGMRDPLTTLDWVNLYALAVNEENAVGGRVVTAPTNGAAGIVPAVLHYYTRFIPNATEDGVVRFLLTAAAIGILYKENASISGAEVGCQGEVGVACSMAAGALAEVLGGTPAQVENAAEIGMEHNLGLTCDPIGGLVQVPCIERNAMGSIKAINAARMALRGDGTHYVSLDKVIRTMRQTGADMKTKYKETARGGLAVNIIEC; encoded by the coding sequence ATGGCCATCAGCGTTTTCGACCTGTTCAAGATCGGCATCGGCCCGTCGTCATCCCACACCGTGGGGCCAATGCGCGCGGCGATGCTCTTTGCCACCGCGCTCAAGGACGGCGGCGCGCTGACCCGGGTGGCGCACGTCAAGGCCGAGCTGTTTGGCTCGCTCGGCGCCACCGGCAAGGGCCACGGCAGCGACAAGGCGGTGCTGCTGGGGCTGGAGGGCGAAGCGCCCGACGTGGTCGACGTCGAGCAGATCGAGGGCAAGCTGGCGCGCATCCGCGGCGAGCATCGCCTGTTGTTGGCCGGCGAGCATGCCATCGATTTCATCGAGCGCGAACACCTCATCCTGCACCGCCGCACATCCCTGCCCTACCACCCCAACGGCATGCGCATCAGCGCCTTCGATGCGGCTGGCACCGTGGTCAGGGAAAAGGTGTATTACTCGGTGGGCGGCGGCTTCGTGGTCGATGAGGCTGCCGCCGGCGCCGACCGCATCGTGGCCGACACCACCCGCCTCACCCACCCCTTCAAGAGCGCGGCCGAGCTTCTCGCCCACTGCAGCGACAAGCGCATCCCGATCAGCCAGGTGATGCTCGACAACGAGCGCGCCTGGCGCAGCGACGCCGACACCCGCGCCGGCCTGCTCAACATCTGGGACGTGATGCAAAAATGCGTGCGCCGCGGCTGCGAGCAAGAAGGCGAGATGCCCGGCGGCCTGCATGTGAAGCGCCGCGCCGCCGGCCTCTACCGCACGCTGTCGAGCGCCCCCGAGGCCGGCATGCGCGACCCGCTGACCACGCTCGACTGGGTCAATCTCTACGCGCTGGCGGTCAATGAAGAAAACGCCGTTGGCGGCCGCGTGGTCACCGCGCCCACCAATGGCGCGGCCGGCATCGTGCCCGCCGTGCTGCACTACTACACCCGCTTCATCCCCAACGCGACCGAAGACGGCGTGGTGCGCTTCCTGCTCACCGCGGCGGCGATCGGCATCCTGTACAAGGAAAACGCCTCCATCTCAGGCGCCGAGGTGGGCTGCCAGGGCGAGGTCGGCGTGGCCTGCTCGATGGCCGCCGGCGCGCTGGCCGAGGTGCTCGGCGGCACGCCCGCGCAGGTGGAGAACGCCGCCGAGATCGGCATGGAGCACAACCTCGGCCTCACCTGCGACCCCATTGGCGGGCTGGTGCAGGTGCCCTGCATCGAGCGCAACGCGATGGGCTCGATCAAGGCCATCAACGCCGCGCGCATGGCGCTGCGCGGCGACGGCACGCATTATGTGTCGCTCGACAAGGTGATCCGCACCATGCGCCAGACCGGCGCCGACATGAAGACCAAGTACAAGGAAACGGCGCGCGGCGGGCTGGCGGTCAATATCATCGAGTGCTGA
- a CDS encoding ABC transporter transmembrane domain-containing protein — translation MARRSRTSAPSRPAGTQRLSALRGLWPFLRPYRGRIAAAFVLLCLASAAILLVPLAFRDLIDAGFGHGAPPADGLSLDGRFLALFGLASVWALAVAGRYYMVSWIGERATADLRSAVYARVLGQSPQFFETLQTGEVLSRLTGDTTLIQTVVGSSISMGLRSLFQCVGGMVMLAVTSFHLFSLNLGLMALLALPIFAIGRKVRALSRESQDRIADASALAGEILNAMPTVQAYTQEAAEAGRFAARTEISFATAIRRTRVRAALTALIITAIMGTIIFVLWIGARQVADGAMTEGQLFSFVLYAALVAGGVGTLAEVWGDTMRAAGATERLLELLHAEPAIREIATPATPTASAQAAIRFAHVRFAYPARPQLNALDDVSLDIAPGESVALVGPSGAGKTTLFQLLLRYYEVSDGHIAINGQDIRELRLHDLRRDIAIVPQDPVIFSASAIDNIRYGCPGASDDAVRQAARAARVDEFVERLPEGYGTFLGERGTRLSGGQRQRIAIARAMLKGARLLLLDEATSALDAESEILVQQGLAAAMAGRTTLIIAHRLATVQQVDRIVVMDGGRIVETGTPDDLRRQGGLYARLAALQLDL, via the coding sequence ATGGCCCGCCGCTCCCGCACCTCCGCCCCGTCCCGCCCTGCCGGCACCCAGCGCCTCTCTGCCCTGCGCGGGCTGTGGCCCTTCCTGCGCCCCTATCGTGGGCGCATCGCCGCGGCCTTCGTGCTGCTGTGCCTGGCCTCGGCGGCCATCCTGCTGGTGCCGCTGGCCTTTCGCGACCTGATCGACGCCGGCTTCGGCCATGGGGCGCCCCCCGCCGACGGCCTCAGCCTGGATGGCCGCTTCCTCGCGCTGTTCGGCCTGGCCAGCGTGTGGGCGCTGGCGGTGGCCGGGCGCTACTACATGGTGTCGTGGATCGGCGAGCGCGCCACCGCCGACCTGCGCAGCGCGGTGTATGCGCGGGTGCTCGGCCAGTCGCCGCAGTTCTTCGAGACGCTGCAGACCGGCGAGGTGCTGTCGCGCCTGACCGGCGACACCACGCTGATCCAGACCGTGGTCGGCAGCTCGATCTCGATGGGCCTGCGCAGCCTGTTCCAGTGCGTGGGCGGCATGGTGATGCTGGCGGTGACCAGCTTCCACCTGTTCTCGCTCAACCTCGGGCTGATGGCGCTGCTGGCGCTGCCGATCTTCGCCATCGGGCGCAAGGTGCGGGCGCTGTCGCGCGAGTCGCAGGACCGCATTGCCGATGCCTCGGCGCTGGCCGGCGAGATCCTCAACGCCATGCCCACGGTGCAGGCCTACACCCAGGAGGCGGCCGAGGCCGGGCGCTTTGCCGCGCGCACCGAGATCAGCTTCGCCACCGCCATCCGCCGCACGCGGGTGCGCGCCGCGCTCACCGCGCTGATCATCACCGCCATCATGGGCACCATCATCTTCGTGCTGTGGATCGGCGCACGCCAGGTCGCCGACGGCGCCATGACCGAGGGCCAGCTGTTCTCCTTCGTGCTGTATGCCGCGCTGGTGGCCGGCGGCGTGGGCACGCTGGCCGAGGTGTGGGGCGACACCATGCGCGCGGCGGGCGCCACCGAGCGCCTGCTCGAACTGCTGCACGCCGAGCCGGCGATCCGCGAAATTGCCACGCCCGCCACGCCCACGGCATCGGCCCAGGCCGCGATCCGCTTCGCGCATGTGCGCTTCGCCTACCCGGCGCGCCCGCAACTCAATGCGCTCGACGACGTGAGCCTCGATATCGCGCCAGGCGAGAGCGTGGCCCTGGTCGGCCCCTCGGGCGCCGGCAAGACCACGCTGTTCCAGCTGCTGCTGCGCTACTACGAGGTGTCGGACGGCCATATCGCCATCAACGGCCAGGACATCCGCGAACTGCGCCTGCACGACCTGCGCCGCGACATCGCCATCGTCCCGCAAGACCCGGTGATCTTCTCCGCCAGCGCCATAGACAACATCCGCTACGGCTGCCCCGGCGCCAGCGACGACGCGGTGCGACAGGCGGCGCGCGCGGCGCGGGTGGATGAATTTGTCGAACGCCTGCCCGAGGGCTATGGCACCTTTCTGGGCGAGCGCGGCACGCGATTGTCGGGCGGCCAGCGCCAGCGCATCGCGATTGCCCGCGCCATGCTCAAGGGCGCCCGCCTGCTGTTGCTCGACGAAGCCACCAGCGCGCTCGATGCCGAATCGGAGATCCTCGTCCAGCAGGGCCTGGCCGCCGCCATGGCCGGGCGCACCACGCTGATCATCGCCCACCGCCTGGCCACGGTGCAGCAGGTTGACCGCATCGTGGTGATGGACGGCGGACGCATCGTGGAAACCGGCACCCCGGACGACCTGCGCCGCCAGGGCGGGCTGTACGCCCGGCTGGCCGCCTTGCAGCTCGACCTGTAA
- a CDS encoding sensor histidine kinase, which produces MPPAPATEKPVRPPGIDLKRHLALRVTLFACLIGLGASAFVIDHSTRRIGEHVRLSGPTVEQLIGRELDTPRDGFDRSADGLALALPDALGRLLRLCIEVHTFYANQSRQRCYPDASDTAPAAVRALLAWQLGDAARHAGPIRQYPGITVGHVTVTPDLDSEAAALWQQLRLVLAISAGVLLLNLLIYLPVRRALRPTERVLDTLRRLEHGDLTARMPRPALVELRRIAEGFDHLAERLQRTDRRQRQLAQRLLTVREQERRRLARELHDEFGQSLASIRAEAACAADAPPAERAAAIDAIARSTAVMMDNLQRILHQLRPVGLEEFGLRASLTQLADTARRHHPACRIDLCLADDIDRLPDALTVSLYRIAQEGLSNALRHGAPRQIRLALERDAHGIALTVEDDGTSGAQDTRGSGLGVLGMTERVEALGGHFSLTPRQPCGMTLHAGFPPSALTHGDLADEHPPAAGR; this is translated from the coding sequence ATGCCCCCAGCCCCCGCCACGGAGAAGCCCGTCCGGCCACCGGGTATCGATCTCAAGCGCCACCTGGCGCTGCGGGTCACCCTGTTCGCCTGCCTGATCGGCCTGGGCGCGTCGGCCTTCGTCATCGACCACAGCACACGGCGCATCGGTGAGCATGTGCGGCTCAGCGGCCCGACCGTCGAACAGCTCATCGGCCGTGAGCTGGACACGCCGCGCGACGGCTTCGACCGCAGCGCCGATGGCCTGGCGCTTGCCCTGCCCGACGCCCTGGGCCGGCTGCTCAGGCTGTGCATCGAAGTGCACACCTTCTACGCCAACCAGTCGCGCCAGCGTTGCTACCCGGACGCATCCGACACCGCCCCCGCGGCGGTGCGCGCGCTCCTGGCCTGGCAACTGGGCGACGCGGCGCGCCATGCCGGGCCGATCCGCCAGTACCCCGGCATCACCGTCGGCCATGTCACCGTCACCCCCGACCTCGACAGCGAAGCGGCCGCCCTGTGGCAACAGCTGCGCCTGGTGCTGGCCATCAGTGCCGGCGTGCTGCTGCTCAACCTGCTGATCTACCTGCCAGTGCGCCGCGCGCTGCGCCCGACCGAACGGGTGCTCGACACCCTCCGCCGCCTCGAACACGGCGACCTCACCGCCCGCATGCCGCGCCCGGCGCTGGTCGAGCTGCGCCGCATCGCCGAAGGCTTCGACCACCTCGCCGAACGCCTGCAGCGCACCGACCGCCGCCAGCGACAGCTCGCCCAGCGCCTGCTCACCGTGCGCGAGCAGGAGCGCCGCCGGCTGGCGCGCGAGCTGCACGACGAGTTCGGCCAGTCGCTGGCCTCGATCCGCGCCGAAGCCGCCTGCGCCGCCGACGCCCCGCCGGCCGAGCGCGCCGCCGCCATTGATGCCATCGCCCGCAGCACCGCCGTGATGATGGACAACCTGCAGCGCATCCTCCACCAGCTACGCCCGGTCGGGCTCGAAGAGTTCGGCCTGCGCGCCAGCCTGACCCAGCTGGCCGACACCGCCCGGCGCCACCACCCGGCCTGCCGCATCGACCTGTGCCTGGCCGACGACATCGACCGCCTCCCCGACGCGCTCACCGTCAGCCTCTACCGCATTGCCCAGGAAGGGCTGAGCAACGCCTTGCGCCACGGTGCACCGCGCCAGATCCGCCTCGCGCTCGAACGCGACGCCCACGGCATTGCGCTCACCGTTGAAGACGACGGCACCAGCGGCGCGCAGGACACCCGCGGCAGCGGCCTCGGCGTGCTTGGCATGACCGAACGCGTCGAGGCCCTCGGCGGCCACTTTTCGCTCACCCCGCGCCAGCCCTGCGGCATGACGCTGCACGCCGGGTTCCCGCCCTCGGCACTGACCCATGGAGACCTCGCCGATGAGCATCCGCCTGCTGCTGGTCGATGA
- a CDS encoding NADH:flavin oxidoreductase: MTSNPGLLFSPITIGSLTLPARLFKTATAETRASEDGFVTDAVIDFYRPIAAGGTPLIITGNLYISRQGKSAPRQLGADADDKIPGLARMVEAVHAQGARFFAQLNHCGRQVVPDFVGASEVVSASAVKDLLTGTRPEAMTVAQIRQVVEDFAAAAARCRQAGFDGVQMHSANGYLLSQFLTPYTNRRTDDYGGSLERRTRFGREVYQAIRARVGPDYPIILKMNGADRLPLRDGLKTDELVAVARIMAAAGIDAVEISVGHYESGFPMVCGTFRRCLRHMMRGSMAHLPPLRRNLLRVFRPLVTVASDLLWPAREGFNLDYTPRFKAALDIPVICVGGFRTRETMEAALQNGLCDAVSAGRPFIADPWLFRHLRDGTPGPRCVDCNGCVGHLGAQPADCYHPRVRAEKDAMLAAAGPGGVPISTR, from the coding sequence ATGACGAGCAACCCGGGCTTGCTGTTCTCGCCGATCACCATCGGCTCGCTCACGCTGCCGGCACGGCTGTTCAAGACCGCCACCGCCGAGACCCGCGCGAGCGAAGACGGCTTCGTGACCGACGCGGTGATCGACTTCTACCGTCCGATCGCCGCCGGCGGCACGCCGCTGATCATCACCGGCAATCTCTACATCAGCCGCCAGGGCAAGTCCGCGCCGCGCCAGCTCGGCGCCGATGCCGACGACAAGATCCCCGGCCTGGCGCGCATGGTGGAGGCGGTGCATGCGCAGGGCGCCAGGTTTTTCGCCCAGCTCAACCACTGCGGCCGCCAGGTGGTGCCGGATTTTGTCGGCGCGAGCGAGGTGGTGTCGGCCTCGGCGGTCAAGGACCTGCTTACCGGCACCCGGCCGGAAGCCATGACGGTGGCGCAGATCCGGCAGGTGGTCGAAGACTTCGCCGCCGCCGCGGCGCGCTGCCGGCAGGCCGGTTTCGACGGGGTGCAGATGCACTCGGCCAACGGCTACCTGCTGAGCCAGTTCCTCACCCCCTACACCAACCGCCGCACAGACGACTACGGCGGCTCACTCGAGCGTCGCACCCGCTTCGGCCGCGAGGTGTATCAAGCCATCCGCGCACGCGTCGGGCCGGACTACCCCATCATCCTCAAGATGAACGGCGCCGACCGCCTGCCGCTGCGCGATGGGCTCAAGACCGACGAGCTGGTCGCGGTGGCGCGCATCATGGCGGCGGCGGGCATCGACGCGGTGGAGATCTCGGTGGGGCATTACGAGTCGGGCTTCCCGATGGTGTGCGGCACTTTCCGCCGCTGCCTGCGCCACATGATGCGCGGCAGCATGGCGCACCTGCCGCCGCTGCGGCGCAACCTGCTGCGTGTGTTCCGGCCGCTGGTGACGGTGGCCAGCGACCTGCTGTGGCCGGCTCGTGAGGGCTTCAACCTCGACTACACGCCGCGCTTCAAGGCGGCGCTGGACATCCCGGTGATCTGCGTCGGCGGCTTTCGCACCCGCGAAACCATGGAGGCGGCGCTGCAGAACGGGCTGTGCGACGCGGTGTCGGCCGGGCGGCCCTTCATTGCCGACCCGTGGCTGTTCCGCCATCTGCGCGACGGCACGCCCGGCCCGCGCTGTGTGGACTGCAATGGCTGCGTCGGCCACCTTGGCGCCCAGCCGGCCGACTGTTACCACCCGCGCGTGCGCGCCGAAAAGGACGCCATGCTGGCGGCGGCGGGGCCGGGCGGCGTCCCGATCAGCACTCGATGA
- the glyA gene encoding serine hydroxymethyltransferase, translating to MFAPSMQIADYDTALWEAIEAERQRQEDHIELIASENYASPRVLQAQGTVLTNKYAEGYPGKRYYGGCAHVDVVEQLAIDRARQLFGADWANVQPHSGSQANAAVYLALLQPGDTILGMSLAHGGHLTHGAKVNFSGKLFNAVQYGVTDDGEIDYDALEALAVECRPKMIVAGFSAYARRLDFPRFRAIADRVGAMLFVDMAHVAGLVAAGLYPNPVPHADIVTSTTHKTLRGPRGGLILGRANAEIEKKIASMVFPGTQGGPLMHVIAAKAVAFKEALEPAFADYQQAVIANARAMAGVFVERGYRIVSGGTDDHLFLVDLINKGITGKAADAALGAAHITVNKNTVPNDPQSPFVTSGVRIGTPAVTTRGFGVAEVSALAGWICDILDDIDNPAVIDAVRAKVAEVCARFPVYGR from the coding sequence ATGTTCGCCCCATCCATGCAGATCGCCGACTACGACACCGCGCTGTGGGAGGCCATCGAGGCCGAGCGCCAGCGCCAGGAAGACCACATCGAGCTGATCGCCTCTGAGAACTACGCCAGCCCGCGCGTGCTCCAGGCGCAGGGCACGGTGCTGACCAACAAGTACGCCGAGGGCTATCCGGGCAAGCGTTACTACGGCGGCTGCGCGCATGTGGACGTGGTCGAGCAGCTGGCCATCGACCGCGCCCGCCAGCTGTTCGGCGCCGACTGGGCCAACGTGCAGCCGCACTCGGGCTCGCAGGCCAATGCAGCGGTGTACCTGGCGCTGCTGCAGCCGGGCGACACCATCCTCGGCATGAGCCTGGCGCATGGCGGCCACCTGACCCACGGCGCCAAGGTGAACTTCTCGGGCAAGCTGTTCAACGCGGTGCAGTATGGCGTGACCGACGACGGCGAGATCGACTACGACGCACTCGAAGCGCTGGCCGTCGAATGCCGGCCGAAGATGATCGTCGCCGGCTTCTCGGCCTATGCGCGCCGGCTCGACTTCCCCCGCTTTCGCGCGATTGCCGACCGGGTCGGCGCGATGCTGTTTGTCGACATGGCGCATGTGGCCGGGCTGGTGGCCGCCGGGCTGTACCCCAACCCGGTGCCGCATGCCGACATCGTCACCAGCACCACGCACAAGACGCTGCGCGGCCCGCGCGGCGGCCTCATCCTTGGTCGCGCCAACGCCGAAATCGAAAAGAAGATCGCCTCGATGGTTTTCCCCGGCACCCAGGGCGGGCCGCTGATGCATGTCATCGCCGCCAAGGCGGTGGCCTTCAAGGAAGCGCTGGAACCGGCCTTTGCCGACTACCAGCAGGCGGTGATCGCCAACGCCCGCGCCATGGCCGGCGTCTTCGTCGAGCGCGGCTATCGCATCGTCTCGGGCGGCACCGACGACCATCTGTTTTTGGTCGACCTGATCAACAAGGGCATCACCGGCAAGGCCGCCGACGCCGCGCTGGGCGCCGCGCACATCACGGTCAACAAGAACACCGTGCCCAACGACCCGCAGTCGCCCTTCGTCACCAGCGGGGTGCGCATCGGCACCCCGGCGGTCACCACGCGCGGCTTCGGCGTGGCCGAGGTGAGCGCGCTGGCCGGCTGGATCTGTGACATCCTCGACGATATCGACAACCCGGCCGTGATCGACGCGGTGCGCGCCAAGGTCGCCGAGGTGTGCGCCCGCTTCCCCGTCTACGGCCGCTGA
- a CDS encoding LysR substrate-binding domain-containing protein: MLNLPTDLLRTFVKTVDTGSFTRAAEAVGRTQSAVSLQIRRLEALIDAPLFVRGSHRVRLTEQGLVLLDFGRRMLALNDEAVGSLRPAKVAGAVRLGAPHEYTASLLPEILGKFARSHPKVSLEVTCDLSKNLLGRLAQGEFDLVVALHDGPGDGRGTPVLSEPLVWVGSPDHGRHEERPLPLVVAPPPCIYRSRVLATLNRQGLPWQIAYTSSSYSGILAAVRAGLGVTVLAGSTVPEGVRRLGEREGFPAMGRLDVRVHRAPEPAEAALRLAEYIADSLV; this comes from the coding sequence ATGCTCAACCTGCCCACCGACCTGCTGCGCACCTTCGTCAAGACGGTCGACACCGGCAGCTTCACCCGCGCCGCCGAGGCCGTCGGGCGCACGCAATCGGCCGTCAGCCTGCAGATCCGCCGGCTCGAAGCGCTGATCGACGCGCCGCTGTTCGTGCGCGGCTCGCACCGTGTGCGCCTCACCGAGCAGGGCCTGGTGCTGCTCGACTTCGGCCGGCGCATGCTGGCGCTCAACGACGAAGCGGTGGGCAGCCTGCGCCCCGCCAAGGTGGCCGGCGCCGTGCGCCTTGGCGCGCCGCATGAATACACCGCCTCGCTGCTGCCCGAGATCCTCGGCAAGTTCGCGCGCTCGCATCCCAAGGTGTCGCTGGAAGTGACCTGCGACCTCTCCAAGAACCTGCTCGGCCGGCTGGCGCAGGGCGAGTTCGACCTGGTGGTGGCGCTGCACGACGGCCCCGGCGACGGGCGCGGCACCCCGGTGCTGAGCGAGCCGCTGGTGTGGGTTGGCAGCCCCGACCATGGGCGCCACGAAGAGCGCCCGCTGCCGCTGGTGGTGGCCCCGCCGCCGTGCATCTACCGCAGCCGTGTGCTCGCCACCCTGAACCGCCAGGGCCTGCCCTGGCAGATCGCCTACACCAGCTCGAGCTACAGCGGCATCCTCGCCGCCGTGCGTGCCGGGCTGGGCGTCACCGTGCTGGCCGGCAGCACCGTGCCCGAGGGCGTGCGCCGCCTCGGCGAGCGCGAAGGCTTCCCCGCCATGGGCCGCCTCGACGTGCGCGTGCACCGCGCCCCCGAACCGGCCGAAGCCGCGCTGCGCCTGGCCGAATACATCGCCGACAGCCTGGTCTGA
- a CDS encoding DUF2502 domain-containing protein, which translates to MKKALLMVTVLAAMPVLSQATDLRVNVDRVRIQAGGITLSIGDRDHRGYYWDGGVWRDPVYWKKHHPHDYHEHRDYDRRGRHCPPGQAKKGNC; encoded by the coding sequence ATGAAAAAAGCTTTGCTCATGGTAACCGTGCTGGCCGCCATGCCGGTGCTCTCCCAGGCCACCGACCTGCGCGTCAACGTCGACCGCGTCCGCATCCAGGCCGGCGGCATCACGCTCTCCATCGGCGACCGCGACCACCGCGGCTACTACTGGGACGGCGGCGTCTGGCGCGACCCCGTGTACTGGAAGAAACACCACCCCCACGACTACCACGAACATCGCGACTATGACCGCCGCGGCCGCCACTGCCCGCCGGGGCAGGCCAAGAAAGGCAACTGCTGA
- a CDS encoding thioredoxin family protein, with amino-acid sequence MVQHTPYLDNPIHRTDIDALEEPSVLDFGTNWCGYCQGAAPHILAALARHPNVQHLRIEDGPGRRLGRSFGVKLWPTLVFLQRGQEVARLVRPADDDAIDQALALIDPGA; translated from the coding sequence ATGGTCCAGCACACCCCGTATCTCGACAACCCGATCCACCGCACCGACATCGACGCCCTCGAGGAGCCCAGCGTGCTCGACTTCGGCACCAACTGGTGCGGTTACTGTCAGGGCGCCGCGCCGCACATCCTCGCGGCCCTCGCCCGCCATCCAAACGTCCAGCACCTGCGCATCGAAGACGGCCCCGGCCGCCGTCTCGGGCGCAGCTTTGGCGTCAAGCTGTGGCCCACGCTGGTGTTTTTGCAGCGCGGCCAGGAAGTGGCCCGGCTGGTGCGCCCCGCGGATGACGACGCGATCGATCAGGCCCTGGCCCTGATCGATCCGGGCGCATGA